The Aspergillus nidulans FGSC A4 chromosome VII nucleotide sequence TGCGCCGAGTGAATAGTCTCTGCGAGATAGAGTAGAACATGATACGCAGAAAAGGCTCCTGTCAACATGTTAATATATCCATAGACGCACTGCAATGTTAGAATTTTGTCTGGCCATGGGTTTGGTATCCCTAGGTTTCTCCGACATGATTATCAGTCCAATCTGAAGCGAACCTGAAGCAAAATGCCATTGAGCTGGACATTGGGTCTCCCCATATTGACCCTTCTATCATTTCCTGCAGTCATTCAGTCAAAGGCCGTCTTTGCCCATTTTATGGTACACCGTTTCACCCAAACGTTCATCGATGGCATCACGTCTGACTAACCAACCCAGGTCTCAAACACAGAGAACTACACCCTGAGCGACTGGCACTCAGACATAGCGCTCGCAAAAGCCGCTCATATCGACGCCTTCGCGCTGAACGCCGGGTATGGACAAAACGAAAACGCCCGCTCCTTCCGCAACGCTTTCACCGCCGCCTCTGAGCTCGACTTCaaactcttcttctcgctcgACTACTCCGGTGACGGACACTGGCCAAAAGACCAGGTCATCTCTCTGCTCGAGAACTACACAACCCATGAAGCATACTTTAGACATACTGACGGCAGGGCGCTGATTACCACATTCGAGGGCTTTGAGGCAGCGAACGACTGGGccgagatcaagaaggagatcgCTCAGACGGTTGGGAACGAGACCTGCTGCGTGCTCATACCAGATTGGACGTCTGCCGGCCCTGAGAAGGCCGCTAAAGTCCCCGCGATTGACGGTCTGATGAGTTGGGAGGCGTGGCCGTACGGCAACGAAAAGATGAACACAACGCGGGACGAGCAGTACATGTCGCTCCTAGGCGAAAGGCCCTACATTATGCCGGTGAGCCCCTGGTTCTACACGAATCTGCGGCAATTCCACAAGAACTGGGTATGGCAGGGCGATGACTTGTGGTATACACGGTGGCAGCAGgtcctggagctgcagccggCGTACGTCGAGATCCTGACATGGAATGATTACGGCGAAAGCCATTATATCGGCCCTGTGAGGCGTGACGCGACGAGGGTCATCGCCGAAGGTGCCCCGTTTGATTATGTGAGTGGGATGGAACATGATGGGTGGAGGAGTCTGCTTCCCTATCTGATAGCACAATATAAGAACGGGAAGAACCgggaggatgttgagattgctGAAGAGACCCTAAGTGTCTGGTATCGGCTCTCTCCTGCTGACGCGTGCGATTCCGGCAAAACAAGCGGGAATAGCAAGAGCTCTCATCAAGCTGTTATGGAGCCGGGGGATATACTGCAGGATAGGGTCTTCTACTCGGccgtgctggaggaggatgcagaTGTGGCTGTCGCAGTAGGGAGCGTGAACCAGAGCGCCCAGTGGACCAACACGCCAGATAGAGCGAGAGGAGTGTATCATGGGTCTGTCCCCTTTGGTGGGAGGGTCGGAGAGGTTGTGGTGACCTTGTCGCGTGCCGAGAAGGTTCTGGTGCAGATGAAGGGGAAGCCGATTGACGATCAATGTCTGGGGAATCACACTAACTGGAATGCCTGGGTTGGGAATGCCACGGCTGTGAAACGGGGTGGGAGTGGCATTGGCGACGGGGATGAAGTGGGAGATGCAGAGACAGGGAGTGGGATGGCTATACAGATGGCTTCACTGTGGTTAACGGGCCTAGCCCTGCTCTCTTGCCTGATATGAATTGTCTTCACCTAATACCAGGCCAGTTTTCTCCACCTAAGTCCTGTACAATCTGATATTCCGAATATAATCCATATCCCCATGCAGATTCTAGCCCTATGTACTCCATAAAATGATATTCGAAGCCGCCGAGCCGGGAAATCCCCGAGCCCTGCATCCATGGTTCACCAACCCAAGCTCACCTTATCTCTGCTCCATCGAATCAGCAAATTTCTTCAGAACCCGGCCTAGCCGGAAGCCAGTAAGTGTACAGTGCATGACGGCACTAGGCTAGACTCACCCCGCTATCCGCCACTCCAGTCGGGGCCAGCCTACCATAAACGCCGACAGCACTCTAGACCTTTCGAATCGAAGTATTATACTTTAGCTCTGACATGGACGATCCGTGGCGAAAGCACTAGTATTGCCCGATCCACATAGTCATAGTTGGGAGCTGcgcctagctggggatggcgTGCCCTTAGCTTTCGTCATGCCAGTGGACTGACTGGAGTTGAGGTTTCGGGTTGGATCGGCCGATTCGAAAGTTTGAGGATCAGGCTATCTCAATCTTGACTTGAGAAAAACAGGATATAAAGGATGATTTTCTCTGACTAGAAACTAAGAAAACAGGCAGACAAACAAGCGGGCATTGATTGTCTGTTCTAGTATCTTAACttatcttgattttctttttatcttcttGGACATATTTTATATTTACGACTGCATCATACGACCTTACCCTTCTACATTTGCTTTTACAACAGCACAATCATACAGTTACTCTCAGTAAAAATGGAACGCCCGGCCTTTCTCCTCCCAACGGCGACCTCCCATCCCACAAAGCCAAACACCCGGATCCCACCTATCCTTGCCGCCGGCAAAGCGACTAGCTTAAGTCCCAACTCTACAACGGCGGCCGAACCCCCCTTCTCCCGCATCGCAACCATCTCCAGGCAAAAACTCTCCGCTGAGGCAGCCAGGGGCGACCCAGATCTCCGTCGATGTCTCGGCCACCACCGTCTCCTTGCGCGGTCTCTATATGAGGCCAAGCAGGGTATGAAGCGGTATCTCgaggaggtgctggagagTGAaagcgaagatgatgaggatatctaTGGGGAGTACGAGTTTGGAAAGGGAGAGGTCTTGCtccaggaggatgagcttgttgacgatgaagacgatgacgatgacgatgaactCTACGATGATGACctcgaggatgaggatgatgatgaagatattgatgacGAATGTCCgacagtggaagaagaggaggttgtcgCTCCCCCTGCCTCTATAACTGTATCCCCCGATCCCGCTGCAGattcagctccagcgccaaaTCCAGATACTAGTGTAAAGGATCAGTTTTCGGCGCCGGTACCACAATCAGTGCCAGCGTCGATGGTGCCTTGTTCCAACTCCAGCACTGCCCCAGGCCCTGTCTgggtgaaggagaagatcgTTGGTGCGGTGCGCGGGCTCGTCCGACGGCGAAACTCgacctctctctctccttccccgGGGCCCTCCCCTTCAACACCTCCACCTACCGCGTCTCCTCCGGAGGCAGCCTCCAAGTCAGAGGCGCAGTCGGCTCTAGCTCACATGGCCGCCAATAacgccagctgcagccagaTCCCCGTCTATATCCACATCCACGAGCATTTGTCCAAGCCAGCCAGGAGACTCGAGAGGAGCCAgagtcagagccagctgcagagcagatcaCAGGGCCACGGGAGATTTATCACAATGCGTGGGCGGCAGTATGCGCAGCGGTTGgggttgaaggttgcggCGGCAGTGCCGGTCACGACTTGATTACTCATGGACATGAACATGGTAATGGACTTTATAAAGAGCATGGCCTTATCCCTGGATTCATGGCGTTGAACGGTATGGATTACTCTCGATATGATGATAGAATCTTATCAATAGATCATTTTATGAATCATTACATACCTACGTACATGCATTGATACATCAAACTACCTTGCACCCATCCTGCCCTTCTCGTGACTCATTAACTACCTCATTAACGTAACTCAGATAACTAAACTGCACGTAATTCAAAATCATCACGGTAACGCAGGAGATCGAGCTCAAGACCAAACCCGCAGCACCGCCTCTGTCAGATCCCCGCCCGGCAGAGCCCCCCTAATTCTCTTCCCAAAGTTACTCCCCGTCCGCTTCTGGAGCGCCTCCTTAATCTGCGCAAGATATGGCGGGTTCCAATGCAACCGGACCACCCAGTAGATCAGCCTCTTGATATCTGCCTTGACGCCGCCCGGCGGCACAATAGCCAGCATAGTTTCGACGTCGAACTTCAGCGGATCCTTTGCTCTGGCCAGAATGGCAAGGAGGGCTTTCTCCAGATGCCCGCTGAATTCATCCTTGATCGTCTTCTCGAGCGAGATGTGGTACTTTGCTTCAAAGGCTTGCGAAATTGCAACAAGCTTCTGATCGCTTgcgccgaggaagacggccgagACGCCGAGTTCGTCTGTTCCGGTCTTCGCGTTCGTCGCGAGGTGCAGCTCGTGCACATCTTTGTCGACGCTCGCCTGGTCGAAGTAGGTCCCGCTCTCGGGCCGCACGGCGTTCAGGAGCATGAGGAAGAATTTCTCCGTCTTGCCGGAGAGGTCGCTCTTGATATCGTCGACCAGCGCCTTATTGTACCGCTGGACGTAGCCGTACTTGATAGCGCGGAGGTCCGCATTCGAGCGGCCGATCAGCACGTCATTTATGGCCGTTTCGTCCGTTCCAATTCCCGACATCGCATCGCGAAGGTACCTGATGTCTTGGCCAAGCGGTCCCGCAGCAAGAGAGAGCATGATGGTCTCGAAGTCACCGGACAATTCGCTCTTCAGATCCTTCTCGAGGTTGCGACCGTGCCGATCCATGTATGTGTGCCGGATCAGCGCCATGTGCAGCGGATCCGGTTTCGCGAGAACATTGATCAGCGCTGCTTCGTCTGTACCCCAACCCTTCATGGCCTTGCGCAGAGCGTCCGCTTCCTTGCTTGCGTCACCGGACGCACGTTGGTCTGGGTCATAACCTAGAGATGGAGGCGCGGGCACAGGTGCAGCAGGCGGATAGCCCCCTGGTGCGCCGTAGGGCCCGACGCCCGGCGGAGGCGGGCCAGGCGGATAGCCCTGGGGCGGATATCCAGCCGCCGGCGGGTATTGGCCTGGCGGGTAGGGCGCGGCGTGCGGGGGCGGCGGAGTCCCGTATGGATTGGGAGGAGGGGCGGAACCATAGGGCGGGTTTGCTTGGCCGTAGGAGCCTGGGCCGGAAGGAGGTTGCTGGTACGGAGCGGGAGGTTGGGCCGGGTGGCCATGTGCAGGGTATTGCGGATACGGGCCGGGAGACGCCTGGTACGGAGGTtgtggagatggcgagggaTATGCCCCTGCGCTTCCTGGGGGGCCGGGATTTCCACCGCCAGGGACGCCGTAGGGAGCTGGGATAGGATGGGCTGGATGGGCACCAGTGGGTGCTGGGTACGAGGACGGAGGGTACGGGCCAGGGGCGGGGTAGccctgcggcggcggcggctgggTGTATTGCGGGTGGCCGTGGCCGTAGTTAGGTGGTGGATAGGACATGCTGCAGAAAGTACAatgagaatgatgaaagCAGCAAGATCAAATCCAAACAGCGACAAAGATGGATGAAGGTGTCGCAGAAAACGAGAAGGgagatgaggctgaggagggGCAGCGGATCTGGCCTCTCATTAATAGTAAGAGTCCGAGCATCGGCTACTGTTTAggctgctgtggctgtgctAGTGCAACAACAGGCCAGTGctgtgcttctggatagGGTCTAGCTCTTTCTCTAGTGAAGGTATAATACTGCTAGCGTTCTCGTGTCAAGTTCAGGGGTCCAGCACATAGCCACCAATCACGAAACAACCGACTCGAGGCAACCGACGCAGCCAGAAAGGAGCTGCCGTCGTTATCTTGACACGACGTACAGTTATATgaacaaaacaaaaacaagagaGCATGAATGGTATAAGTAGTTGCCCATatatatcttcctctgcgCTCGCTTCATAAAACTTCAGGAACGACAGTAAGAAAGTCATTCATCCTTCCAGTTCTAGCTTTCTAGCTTTCTAGCTTCAGCACCCCACCCTGACTATTGGATCCTCTTATCACAGTTGCAAAGCGAGAACGCGTGCCAAACTGCGATTTTGCAGATCGTCATCTGCCCCTGACGGCTGGTGCGGTTCTTGTAACAATTTCAGACGGTTGGATCGTCCAGGTTGCGCGGTTCTCTGACTCTTGACTATTCGGACTTCATCGAGGATCAGAATGCCTTGTCTCGATCAGTTCCCCACTACTTTAGCTGATGAGCCTCGCTGTGGGTCTCGGATATGATTCAGCTCGTAGCTGCCGTCTCCGTTTCCCGACAAGAAAAGTGACTGCAATGTTGGTATCCTGCTCGGAGAACCGCTCGCAAAGCAATGAATGCAATGTCTTGACGTTGTAATATGCTGCACCATCAAAGTCACCTATTCTTGGTCGCCGGCCAGGAGCCATCAGCATGCCGCTTGACTCAGGCGGCGCGATGGACGCGTCAGGCTCTCCACGATGACGACAGAACACTTCTATGTATCTAGTCGATGGAAGAGTTTTGATACCGGTTAGCGGGACAGCCGTCATACAACAGCCAAAGACGATGGGGGTACACGAAATCGACAACCTTGACCCTCTGGACCACATTGACAACGAAGGTTATCCCATCAACCACCTAGTAACATTTAGGCAGACGGGCCCTATGTGCCTTCCTTCGTTGCGTATGTTTAACAGTCCTGAGTATGTATCGAGAGTACGCCACTGCCTATATGTTGCTGATTGGTATTCGTTTCGGACCGGTTGTGGCGCGAGGCGACCTGAGCGATGATAGCTCGTGAAGTGGGCCTGGCAGTGCAGATTACCCGGCGGATGAGACAGAGTTCACGTTAAAATCGTTCGTGTAAAAGCGACCATCAACACCAGGATCTTCAATTGGCGCGAGGCGACAATTGCCGTGCAAGTATGActgaaggaaaggaagcgagTTTCGGAAACTGAACATAAGAAACAGTAAGCACGCTCTAAATATGTCAAACACAAAAACGGGGTATCATGCGCGTTCATTCGATTTCTCCGCTTGCATTTTGTTCCATCGTTCGATTACCGCCGCCCGCTCTTCCGGCATGGCGGCAACCATCTCGCCTAGACCTTGCTGGATGCGTGAAGCCAATATGTCTCGGACCTTGCTCTTTGATAGACTGCTCCGTAGCGTCTTGTGCAGTCCTTCGAGCGGGTATCCGGCGAGGCCCCAGAGGCCTACGCTGTTAGTATAATACGATGAGTTGGGACATTGGGTATTTTATAAACATACCTGCCATTGGCTTGAGGACAGCACCCCCAGCGCCCTTGCCGACGCCTTTCAGCATCCCTTTCGTCCCAGACTCTTTCCGTCCATGTTTGGGCTGCGTCAAAATCCCAGTTATGCCTTGGTATAACTCTTGTGTAAATTCCTACATACCCATACAGAATCAGCAATGCTTTCGCCCCCAATACGTGGTTAGACTTACCGTCCCAGCAGCCCGTAACCCTCCTTTAACGCCCCGAACCGTTGGCGTCTCCTGAACCATTGGATCATGATAAAGTTTCGGCGCATTGTGGAATCCCTTGGAAAAGCTCAAGGTCAGATCCGTCGGGATCAGGAGAACCCAGTCGATGATGTGCTTTCCCGCTCGGGCGAGATGATACCGAGCATCCATGAAAAGTTCATGGGTGTCGATTGATTTGTCGCGTGTCTGCTGCCGGCGGAGTGTGTCTTCTAGACTCAGTGTCTGATGGGCGGTAAGCCCGatgttgttattgttgtttCTGTCATTATGCGCATCTGGGTTAAGCGTAGAGTCCAGATCTGCAATGTCGGTACGCGATGAGGAATCACCCGAGCCAGTTTCACTATTCTCGTCACTGTCATCAGCAACTGTAGAGCTCTTCTCTGTTTCGGTTTCAGAAATGTCTATTCGCCCATCGCTCTGACTGGAGCTGTTCGATCCGACTCCCGAGTCCGGGTTGCGATGCCCATAatgctccttcttccacttccgcACCGGCGACGGAGGCTTCCTGCCATGCTTAGGGTGCCTTTTCATTCGTATCCGACCATGCCGGTGGTCCGCGCCAAACATCTCCGCCATATCCGCTGGCATCGTGGCCATAGCAGCGACGAAGTCTGTAATGACGCCATAGAGCACCTCTGCGCCGGCAGTGATGGGGCCTTTTGGATCGCGGCTTGTATCGTATTCTTTTGAGCGGTACCTAGCCCAGATTAATTATgaacagaaaaaggaaggagaagggacGCACAGGACAAGATCATGTGGTTTGACAAGCCCCGTCTCAACGAGCACCGTCGCCGCAAACGCACTCAGCTTGATATGCAAATGTTTCACCCACCACACGGCCGGCCGATTTGGACATAACGAACACCGTAGGCTCTCTGCGTCAAGATGACGGTAGAAGCTACAAACCGCATTACGAGCACCCTGCTCGGACCGCATCTGCTCCCCAatttcttctgccttccTTTTCGTCTCGTCTTTGAGCGCCATCTCAATCGcctccgccagcttctccgctGTGAGTCTCTTCCACGGAATCGGGTCTGGTCCGGCCCCGGCCCGCGAAACAATTGAGCCCCAGAATGCCTGGTCACCGAAGAATGGAATAACGATTGTGGGCTTGCCAAGTGCTAAACCTGCGGCTGTCGTGCCGGCACCACCATGATGTACGACACAGCTGACATGCTGAAATAGCCAGTCATGTGGGCATTTGTCAATCATCATGATCGAGTCAGACGCCGCGTGATTGGCTCCGATGTTACCCCAGCCCTTGGAGATCACGGCGCGTACTCCGGCTTTCTCCACGGCCTCGAAGACGATATCCGTTAGTGCTTTGGAGTCGTCTACGACGATTGACCCGAAGCCGATATATACTGGTGCGGGACCGGCGTCCAGGAAACTTTGCAGGTCCTGGGGTGGTTTGTAGTCTTGCGCTGTGGGGAGGGTTGAGAAGCCGACCACGTCAATGTTGTCGCCCCAGTCGAGGGGTTTTTCTAGCAGGGCGGGAGACCTGGAATCATGTTAGCTTTCGCACTTATTCTTGTGTATCTGCTTTGCCAGGAATACCATAAATACGTGTATGGCACCTGCAACCGGTGGGCGAGGCTCGGTGCGCGAATAGCATCCAATGGGTCCAACCCGAGTTCGCGCTTTCGAAATCGATTAATCAGATCTCCGAGTCCCTCCCACATCATAATTTCAACAATAGCATACGATGCGAAGTTGGCAACAGACGGTTTCGTACTTTGCGATTGTACGTTTGCCAGGGGATGAGGGAAAGCCTGTGTCGCTGACCAGGGCATTCTACTCACAGTTAGCCTGCTCATCGATACGATAGGGAGAGCGAAGACGTACGTAAACATCATATTCAAGGGAActcccagcttctccgcgcAGCTGAGATGTGCAAAGCTTGGCGgattggcgatgatgacatCTGCGACAAACGGCAAACGTCTGAGGTCTACAGCCTCGTCACCACTCAACGGATCTGGTTCGTCTTTGATGTGGTGATCGATCCCTGTCCCATCGCCAGTCTCATAGCAGCTCCGCCAACATCCTGAGAAAATACTCTTCATCTCCCTCCGCCGTAGGCGAATCGCCCCGCTCCGAATAGTTCGCAAGTCGGGCATAAGTCCCGGGTTCTTCACCATAAAGGCCATCAGCTCTGACGGGTCTCCTCCAATGTTAAAAAACTCcagatcctcgtcttcgACTGTTTCACGGAATGAGAGGTGTGTTGCCAGCCGGACGCGGTGGCCATGCGACTTGAGCTGTTTCCCGATCGCGAGGAACGGCTGAATGTCGCCCCGAGAGCCAACAACATGAATAACGATGTTCAATCGAAGTGGGCAATATTCATCTTCTGGATTCGGCCTGAACGATGCGGAGGATTGCTGGCGGTGCACCGAGTCGCGCGGGTACGGGTGTTGTTGTGTGTGGCGGACGATCCGCTGTAACCAGGGTTGGTGCGGTGTGAGACTGATATTGAGACGGCCATCCTCTGCATCCAAACAGGTCAGTATCTCGAGAAATGGGCTTTTGTAGAAGTGGTTGGGAGAAACGTACCCATCACCCGCACGCCAGTATCATGATGGCCCTCATACAGCTTGTGGGCCGCCCGCCCAGAGGAATAGCTGGCGTGCGCCCAGTCCTCAGACGAGATGGTCTTTGCCCTGTTCTGAGCTTGAACCATACTTTATTATTGTAAGGTTGCGAAGTGGGAAAGGTCACTTCCGCCTGGAGAAGTTGGCGTGTTATCCGTCGTGCTGGTCCCATGATTTCGCGGTGATGTCATTTGAGATAGAGGTCAGAGAAAAGATAGAATGTGGGCCCACAAGGCTGTTCCAGGTTAAGATCTCGGTACCTTTTCGTCCTTTCCCACTCCAGGAGCATTTGATTGCCCAGGTACCTCGGGAACGTGTCCATGCCGTCGATCAGAGCTCGATGGATTGATCTCATTGGGCTCTTGATGGCTGCTTGCTGATGGCCAATGCCAGTCGCCTACTATGCCGTTGCCGGAGGACAATCCACTGCAAGTCTTACGAGAGTCTCAGAATCCCAGAGCCCTTGGATCAAGCCCATATTCTTACGTACCGAGCTGAAAAATTGAGCTGAAAGTCCGGTTCGCGTCGGCGATAGCCTGTTCGTGAACAATCTCACTGCCTAACCGTTCAGGCTACTATAAGGCAGCCACCAACACCATAACGCCGTGACACACCAACAACCAACGCCCAATAGCCAATAAATATCCCGGTCTTTCCAATGCTTGCCAAGTCCACTACTTGCTGGGAGGATAAATTCTGTGGTTGGATCCAGCCGGTGGCATCACCCAGACAATTTTCACGTTCACAGACATGGCCGAACAACCGtcctttcttcgcctgccCTATGAGATCCGACTGCTACACATTGCTGAACATAATTGGCTATGCGAACCCAGGAATCATTGACTCATTCATGGGAGAGTGGTCGGCGCGCAAGCAACGATTGGTCGACGATAGCGATGGATTTCCGTACATTTGCAATCAGCTCTTCTATGTGTCTCGTGCAATATCTGAGGATGTGCGAGCCGCCTTCCACTCCGTGAATACGCTGCATTTTTGAAATGCAAGACCTGCTAAATCTGACCTCGGTAACATTGAAATCATTGAGGTCCATAGGTGACCATTGGAACGTCTCGGTGCGACGGTAGCCACAGTCTGCTCGTCTATAAGGCCCGGGGCGGCTGCCATGGGACCGTGGCCGAGATTATGGAGAACGAT carries:
- a CDS encoding annexin (transcript_id=CADANIAT00008243), with product MSYPPPNYGHGHPQYTQPPPPQGYPAPGPYPPSSYPAPTGAHPAHPIPAPYGVPGGGNPGPPGSAGAYPSPSPQPPYQASPGPYPQYPAHGHPAQPPAPYQQPPSGPGSYGQANPPYGSAPPPNPYGTPPPPHAAPYPPGQYPPAAGYPPQGYPPGPPPPGVGPYGAPGGYPPAAPVPAPPSLGYDPDQRASGDASKEADALRKAMKGWGTDEAALINVLAKPDPLHMALIRHTYMDRHGRNLEKDLKSELSGDFETIMLSLAAGPLGQDIRYLRDAMSGIGTDETAINDVLIGRSNADLRAIKYGYVQRYNKALVDDIKSDLSGKTEKFFLMLLNAVRPESGTYFDQASVDKDVHELHLATNAKTGTDELGVSAVFLGASDQKLVAISQAFEAKYHISLEKTIKDEFSGHLEKALLAILARAKDPLKFDVETMLAIVPPGGVKADIKRLIYWVVRLHWNPPYLAQIKEALQKRTGSNFGKRIRGALPGGDLTEAVLRVWS
- a CDS encoding uncharacterized protein (transcript_id=CADANIAT00008242), translating into MERPAFLLPTATSHPTKPNTRIPPILAAGKATSLSPNSTTAAEPPFSRIATISRQKLSAEAARGDPDLRRCLGHHRLLARSLYEAKQGMKRYLEEVLESESEDDEDIYGEYEFGKGEVLLQEDELVDDEDDDDDDELYDDDLEDEDDDEDIDDECPTVEEEEVVAPPASITVSPDPAADSAPAPNPDTSVKDQFSAPVPQSVPASMVPCSNSSTAPGPVWVKEKIVGAVRGLVRRRNSTSLSPSPGPSPSTPPPTASPPEAASKSEAQSALAHMAANNASCSQIPVYIHIHEHLSKPARRLERSQSQSQLQSRSQGHGRFITMRGRQYAQRLGLKVAAAVPVTT
- a CDS encoding putative UDP-glucose,sterol transferase (transcript_id=CADANIAT00008244), with amino-acid sequence MHEAGVFEDAKLKLDGQFEERKGPFWLWAKVRGFLADLFHDNVLNIEISIRPHAYGQRLQPRKVMDGSQKGSGRFCRRRTTDQTELELIVPCLVSRQHRAERSPDLEHTIRSQLGIVLHNLGHGPMAAAPGLIDEQTVATVAPRRSNGHLWTSMISMLPSEIVHEQAIADANRTFSSIFQLAQNRAKTISSEDWAHASYSSGRAAHKLYEGHHDTGVRVMEDGRLNISLTPHQPWLQRIVRHTQQHPYPRDSVHRQQSSASFRPNPEDEYCPLRLNIVIHVVGSRGDIQPFLAIGKQLKSHGHRVRLATHLSFRETVEDEDLEFFNIGGDPSELMAFMVKNPGLMPDLRTIRSGAIRLRRREMKSIFSGCWRSCYETGDGTGIDHHIKDEPDPLSGDEAVDLRRLPFVADVIIANPPSFAHLSCAEKLGVPLNMMFTYVFALPIVSMSRLTAFPHPLANVQSQSTKPSVANFASYAIVEIMMWEGLGDLINRFRKRELGLDPLDAIRAPSLAHRLQVPYTYLWSPALLEKPLDWGDNIDVVGFSTLPTAQDYKPPQDLQSFLDAGPAPVYIGFGSIVVDDSKALTDIVFEAVEKAGVRAVISKGWGNIGANHAASDSIMMIDKCPHDWLFQHVSCVVHHGGAGTTAAGLALGKPTIVIPFFGDQAFWGSIVSRAGAGPDPIPWKRLTAEKLAEAIEMALKDETKRKAEEIGEQMRSEQGARNAVCSFYRHLDAESLRCSLCPNRPAVWWVKHLHIKLSAFAATVLVETGLVKPHDLVLYRSKEYDTSRDPKGPITAGAEVLYGVITDFVAAMATMPADMAEMFGADHRHGRIRMKRHPKHGRKPPSPVRKWKKEHYGHRNPDSGVGSNSSSQSDGRIDISETETEKSSTVADDSDENSETGSGDSSSRTDIADLDSTLNPDAHNDRNNNNNIGLTAHQTLSLEDTLRRQQTRDKSIDTHELFMDARYHLARAGKHIIDWVLLIPTDLTLSFSKGFHNAPKLYHDPMVQETPTVRGVKGGLRAAGTEFTQELYQGITGILTQPKHGRKESGTKGMLKGVGKGAGGAVLKPMAGLWGLAGYPLEGLHKTLRSSLSKSKVRDILASRIQQGLGEMVAAMPEERAAVIERWNKMQAEKSNERA
- a CDS encoding protein agnE (transcript_id=CADANIAT00008241), which encodes MPLSWTLGLPILTLLSFPAVIQSKAVFAHFMVSNTENYTLSDWHSDIALAKAAHIDAFALNAGYGQNENARSFRNAFTAASELDFKLFFSLDYSGDGHWPKDQVISLLENYTTHEAYFRHTDGRALITTFEGFEAANDWAEIKKEIAQTVGNETCCVLIPDWTSAGPEKAAKVPAIDGLMSWEAWPYGNEKMNTTRDEQYMSLLGERPYIMPVSPWFYTNLRQFHKNWVWQGDDLWYTRWQQVLELQPAYVEILTWNDYGESHYIGPVRRDATRVIAEGAPFDYVSGMEHDGWRSLLPYLIAQYKNGKNREDVEIAEETLSVWYRLSPADACDSGKTSGNSKSSHQAVMEPGDILQDRVFYSAVLEEDADVAVAVGSVNQSAQWTNTPDRARGVYHGSVPFGGRVGEVVVTLSRAEKVLVQMKGKPIDDQCLGNHTNWNAWVGNATAVKRGGSGIGDGDEVGDAETGSGMAIQMASLWLTGLALLSCLI